AGGATCCTACGCGGTTTTACCTTCCTCTCGCTCAAACCGATGCTGGTCCTTCTCAATGTCAGCGAGAACCTAGTCTCCGACGACCCGTTTTCGGACCCAAGGTGGAAAGCGTGGGCCGATCGTCCTCAGATGGTCTTCTCCCACGTGTCTGCCAAACTCGAAAGTGAGCTCGCCCAGCTTGAGGGGTCCGAAGCTGCGGACTTCATGGCCGAGTTCGGCATTACAGACCGGGCACTCGATCGGGTGATCCGCGAGTCATACCGACTGCTTGGATCGATCTCATTCTTCACGGTCGGCTCCGACGAGTGCCGCGCGTGGTCGATCCGCACCGAGACGCCGGCGGTCGAGGCCGGTGGCGTGATCCACTCGGATATCAAGCGCGGATTCATTCGTGCCGAGGTGGTGCCGTGTGACGCCCTGCTCGAAGCCGGATCGCTTTCGGCCTGCCGGCAGCAGGGGGCCCTACGTCTGGAAGGCAAGACCTATCCCGTCCAGGACGGCGAGGTCGTCCACTTCCGTTTCAACGTGTAAATCAGCTCCAATTTGTCAGCCCGGGCTCAAACTGTCACGGGGCGAATTGAGCCTCACCCGACACGTTGCCGATCGGCCGCATCCCCCACGGCACTTCCTCCGTAGGGCTGTCGCTCGCGCTGTCCGTCGTGGCCGCCGGAGTCCTCTGTGGAACTCGTCGGGGGGCCGGGGGCCGTGGTGGCCTGACCGGTTGGACCGGCGTCGGTTGCGGTTGAGCCCTTTGCACCTCACCCTGTTGCGGCGCAGCCTTTTTCGCAGCAGGTGGGCTGGGCTCTTCCCACTCCGGTGTCGGTGTCGGCTCGTAGAGTCGTCTGATACGGTTGACCTCAGCAGGCTCGAGATACGGAATCGGCAGCATGCCCTTGAACCGTCGTTGGTCCAGGTCGACCAGCTGAGATCCGAGAGCGAGATCGGAGGCCAGCACTTCCGGATTGAACTTCGGATCGGCCAGCTCCGGCGCGAACTTGAACGCCCGGCGGTAGTGATAAAGGGCGGCCGAGCTGTTGCCTGTCTGTTCCTCGAGCAGCCCGAGGTAGAAGTTGCACCACCCGTGCCCGGTCAGCTTCTTGAGGCAGCGTTTATACGCTCGCCGCGCGTTGTACAGCCGATTCTCGCTGTGCTCCACCAAGCCGATCCGGAACCATGCCTCGTAGAGATCGGAGTCGAGGTCGAGCGCGCGCTTGTACATCCGCCGAGCATCCTTCGGATACCCGCGGTAAAAGAGCATCGTTCCGAGATCCACCAGCCCCTCGGGAGACAGCTCCTCGCGTTCCGCGCGTTCCCAATAGTCGCGAATGGTTTCGTCTCCAGGGTCGTCAACCACCAGCCAGCGTACGAACATCGGTTCGTCGGCGACCGCCAGACCGACAGCCGTCGATCCGCCAACCACCACCACCGCAACCAGTGCCGCGAACCGTGAAAGCGTCGAACAATTCGACATGTTATCTCTTCCCCTTTTTCTTCTTTGCTACGACCCTGACCTTATCACCCTCGATCTGCACCTCGAAACGCACCTTGCGCCCGAGCCGCTTCTCGATTTTTTCTCGCTGCGCGGCAATCTGCCGGTCGAAGGTGGCCCGGTCGACACCGAGGTCCAGACCACGCTCGGTCTTGGCGGTACGGTAGCGGTCGAAGAGCGTCGCCTCCTCCGTCATGTCTACGGTATCGAGCTCGGGGACGTTTGTTTCCATCAGCCGACGAAGCTCCTGGTCAGCGCGCGGCTGCTGAGCCGCACGGCCCTCCTCGCGCTCACGCAGCATGCGCTCCCAGTTCTGGGCATAGGTCATGAAGCGGTGTTGGAGCTGTTCAATCCGAAACTGTTCCGCCCGACGATTGACCGTCTGTTCAGCCAGCCTTCTGATACGACGGTAAATACGGTCCTTTTCGTCCTGGGGCGGCACCCGATCGACACCCGAGAAGTACTTTTCCCACTTCCGGATGTGTTCCTGTAGAGCACGTTCGAGGATCGAGATTTGTTCGATCAACTCCATCGTGTCTCCCTGCCGGTCGAATGCCCGGACGTGTCGACTCCGTTAGAATGCCAACCGTGGCATCCGGATATCGGCATATTCCCGCGATCCATCGTCTTCTCGACCTCCCCGCCCTGCGGGCCGCTGTCGACGAGTACGGCCGCGCCCCTGTGTTGGAAGCGTGCCGGGCCGCTGTGGACCGGCTCCGGCAGGGGTTCGGTTCCGACGAGGTTTCCGGGCAGAGCACCGAAGCGATCAATGAGTCCCTCGAAGCCGAGATCCTCGACATCCTCCGTACCGGTGCAACCACCGCCTATCCTGCGGTGATCAATGCCACCGGCGTGCTTCTGCA
The window above is part of the Acidobacteriota bacterium genome. Proteins encoded here:
- a CDS encoding tetratricopeptide repeat protein; the encoded protein is MSNCSTLSRFAALVAVVVVGGSTAVGLAVADEPMFVRWLVVDDPGDETIRDYWERAEREELSPEGLVDLGTMLFYRGYPKDARRMYKRALDLDSDLYEAWFRIGLVEHSENRLYNARRAYKRCLKKLTGHGWCNFYLGLLEEQTGNSSAALYHYRRAFKFAPELADPKFNPEVLASDLALGSQLVDLDQRRFKGMLPIPYLEPAEVNRIRRLYEPTPTPEWEEPSPPAAKKAAPQQGEVQRAQPQPTPVQPVRPPRPPAPRRVPQRTPAATTDSASDSPTEEVPWGMRPIGNVSGEAQFAP